The Montipora capricornis isolate CH-2021 chromosome 3, ASM3666992v2, whole genome shotgun sequence genome window below encodes:
- the LOC138042038 gene encoding testis-expressed protein 9-like isoform X3, which yields MSNASRPTSSAKRPTSASANAGRKFVSNPQKPLSLEKPPSGKTKNIAQGLLSKEEEYMLVRLNAELEERTANLIKEAEEVMLDQDELLARPATTELEVTEDLDDMLPSMDISQFTNKPASNLANKQRPSTGLEGELIRPHSSSAGKQGTRPGSRTKKTRPKSKTTSAPGSVRHTPVPSDPMMDMLHDRITLANTISALEDDCQDGSYRTTIDSSVLPVGAEEMGSEATIRFLKAKLRVLQEELDRVVAECNKKDEKSTEVEKKVKELTDEQGRLQKTNQGLQSQIDKYKKLYDECKHKNEGLEQQLVALRKDLDSIQRDQKQAASNKNVTEVRLNRALEEAEKYKTALKKAKSESKDTGEQDRKRIEQLLAENKRLEKQKNELMAGFKKQMKLIDVLKRQKMHIEAAKLLQFSEEEFVKALDWGS from the exons ATG TCTAACGCTTCGCGTCCTACTTCTTCTGCAAAACGGCCAACTTCTGCCTCTGCAAATGCTGGGCGAAAATTCGTCAGCAATCCGCAAAAACCCTTATCTCTGGAAAAGCCTCCTTCAGGGAAAACTAAGAACATTGCACAGGGACTTCTAAGCAAAGAGGAGGAGTACATGTTAGT GCGTCTTAATGCAGAGCTAGAGGAAAGAACAGCAAATTTGATCAAAGAGGCAGAGGAAGTGATG CTTGACCAGGATGAGTTGCTTGCAAGACCCGCTACTACAGAATTAGAAGTAACAGAGGACTTAGA TGACATGCTTCCATCCATGGATATCTCACAGTTCACAAATAAACCGGCTTCTAACTTGGCCAATAAACAG AGGCCATCCACTGGTTTGGAAGGCGAGCTGATAAGGCCACATAGCAGCTCAGCTGGTAAACAAGGGACAAGGCCTGGATCAAGAACAAAGAAGACAAG GCCCAAATCCAAGACAACATCAGCCCCAGGTAGTGTAAGACACACACCTGTTCCTTCTGATCCAATGATGGACATGCTTCATGACAGAATCACTCTCGCAAACACAATCAGCGCACTTGAAGATGATTGTCAAGATGGCAGTTACAGAACAACCATTGATTCCAGTGTCTTACCAGTTGGTGCAGAGGAAATGGGATcag aggCAACCATAAGATTTCTCAAGGCAAAGCTGAGGGTTTTGCAGGAAGAGCTGGACAGAGTTGTGGCAGAATGCAATAAAAAG GATGAGAAATCGACAGAAGTGGAAAAAAAAGTGAAGGAATTAACAGACGAACAAGGCAGGTTGCAGAAGACAAACCAGGGCCTTCAG TCTCAAATCGACAAGTACAAGAAGCTATACGATGAGTGTAAGCACAAGAATGAGGGGCTCGAACAACAGCTGGTCGCTTTGAGAAAA GATCTTGATTCGATTCAAAGAGACCAGAAACAAGCGGCTTCGAATAAAAATGTTACGGAAGTGAG GTTAAACAGAGCTTTAGAAGAAGCAGAGAAATATAAAACCGCATTGAAAAAAGCTAAGAGCGAGTCCAAA gacACCGGTGAGCAAGACAGAAAGCGTATTGAACAACTGTTGGCTGAAAACAAACGACTCGAGAAACAAAAAAACGAATTAATGGCAGGCTTCAAGAAACAGATGAAGTTAATTGATGTCCTGAAAAGACAAAAG ATGCACATTGAAGCTGCCAAACTACTTCAGTTTTCCGAGGAAGAGTTTGTCAAAGCTTTGGACTGGGGCAGCTGA
- the LOC138042038 gene encoding testis-expressed protein 9-like isoform X2 translates to MSNASRPTSSAKRPTSASANAGRKFVSNPQKPLSLEKPPSGKTKNIAQGLLSKEEEYMRLNAELEERTANLIKEAEEVMLDQDELLARPATTELEVTEDLDDMLPSMDISQFTNKPASNLANKQVFSARYVIQGHLLRPSTGLEGELIRPHSSSAGKQGTRPGSRTKKTRPKSKTTSAPGSVRHTPVPSDPMMDMLHDRITLANTISALEDDCQDGSYRTTIDSSVLPVGAEEMGSEATIRFLKAKLRVLQEELDRVVAECNKKDEKSTEVEKKVKELTDEQGRLQKTNQGLQSQIDKYKKLYDECKHKNEGLEQQLVALRKDLDSIQRDQKQAASNKNVTEVRLNRALEEAEKYKTALKKAKSESKDTGEQDRKRIEQLLAENKRLEKQKNELMAGFKKQMKLIDVLKRQKMHIEAAKLLQFSEEEFVKALDWGS, encoded by the exons ATG TCTAACGCTTCGCGTCCTACTTCTTCTGCAAAACGGCCAACTTCTGCCTCTGCAAATGCTGGGCGAAAATTCGTCAGCAATCCGCAAAAACCCTTATCTCTGGAAAAGCCTCCTTCAGGGAAAACTAAGAACATTGCACAGGGACTTCTAAGCAAAGAGGAGGAGTACAT GCGTCTTAATGCAGAGCTAGAGGAAAGAACAGCAAATTTGATCAAAGAGGCAGAGGAAGTGATG CTTGACCAGGATGAGTTGCTTGCAAGACCCGCTACTACAGAATTAGAAGTAACAGAGGACTTAGA TGACATGCTTCCATCCATGGATATCTCACAGTTCACAAATAAACCGGCTTCTAACTTGGCCAATAAACAGGTGTTTTCTGCACGATATGTCATACAAGGTCATTTACTG AGGCCATCCACTGGTTTGGAAGGCGAGCTGATAAGGCCACATAGCAGCTCAGCTGGTAAACAAGGGACAAGGCCTGGATCAAGAACAAAGAAGACAAG GCCCAAATCCAAGACAACATCAGCCCCAGGTAGTGTAAGACACACACCTGTTCCTTCTGATCCAATGATGGACATGCTTCATGACAGAATCACTCTCGCAAACACAATCAGCGCACTTGAAGATGATTGTCAAGATGGCAGTTACAGAACAACCATTGATTCCAGTGTCTTACCAGTTGGTGCAGAGGAAATGGGATcag aggCAACCATAAGATTTCTCAAGGCAAAGCTGAGGGTTTTGCAGGAAGAGCTGGACAGAGTTGTGGCAGAATGCAATAAAAAG GATGAGAAATCGACAGAAGTGGAAAAAAAAGTGAAGGAATTAACAGACGAACAAGGCAGGTTGCAGAAGACAAACCAGGGCCTTCAG TCTCAAATCGACAAGTACAAGAAGCTATACGATGAGTGTAAGCACAAGAATGAGGGGCTCGAACAACAGCTGGTCGCTTTGAGAAAA GATCTTGATTCGATTCAAAGAGACCAGAAACAAGCGGCTTCGAATAAAAATGTTACGGAAGTGAG GTTAAACAGAGCTTTAGAAGAAGCAGAGAAATATAAAACCGCATTGAAAAAAGCTAAGAGCGAGTCCAAA gacACCGGTGAGCAAGACAGAAAGCGTATTGAACAACTGTTGGCTGAAAACAAACGACTCGAGAAACAAAAAAACGAATTAATGGCAGGCTTCAAGAAACAGATGAAGTTAATTGATGTCCTGAAAAGACAAAAG ATGCACATTGAAGCTGCCAAACTACTTCAGTTTTCCGAGGAAGAGTTTGTCAAAGCTTTGGACTGGGGCAGCTGA
- the LOC138042038 gene encoding testis-expressed protein 9-like isoform X1, which produces MSNASRPTSSAKRPTSASANAGRKFVSNPQKPLSLEKPPSGKTKNIAQGLLSKEEEYMLVRLNAELEERTANLIKEAEEVMLDQDELLARPATTELEVTEDLDDMLPSMDISQFTNKPASNLANKQVFSARYVIQGHLLRPSTGLEGELIRPHSSSAGKQGTRPGSRTKKTRPKSKTTSAPGSVRHTPVPSDPMMDMLHDRITLANTISALEDDCQDGSYRTTIDSSVLPVGAEEMGSEATIRFLKAKLRVLQEELDRVVAECNKKDEKSTEVEKKVKELTDEQGRLQKTNQGLQSQIDKYKKLYDECKHKNEGLEQQLVALRKDLDSIQRDQKQAASNKNVTEVRLNRALEEAEKYKTALKKAKSESKDTGEQDRKRIEQLLAENKRLEKQKNELMAGFKKQMKLIDVLKRQKMHIEAAKLLQFSEEEFVKALDWGS; this is translated from the exons ATG TCTAACGCTTCGCGTCCTACTTCTTCTGCAAAACGGCCAACTTCTGCCTCTGCAAATGCTGGGCGAAAATTCGTCAGCAATCCGCAAAAACCCTTATCTCTGGAAAAGCCTCCTTCAGGGAAAACTAAGAACATTGCACAGGGACTTCTAAGCAAAGAGGAGGAGTACATGTTAGT GCGTCTTAATGCAGAGCTAGAGGAAAGAACAGCAAATTTGATCAAAGAGGCAGAGGAAGTGATG CTTGACCAGGATGAGTTGCTTGCAAGACCCGCTACTACAGAATTAGAAGTAACAGAGGACTTAGA TGACATGCTTCCATCCATGGATATCTCACAGTTCACAAATAAACCGGCTTCTAACTTGGCCAATAAACAGGTGTTTTCTGCACGATATGTCATACAAGGTCATTTACTG AGGCCATCCACTGGTTTGGAAGGCGAGCTGATAAGGCCACATAGCAGCTCAGCTGGTAAACAAGGGACAAGGCCTGGATCAAGAACAAAGAAGACAAG GCCCAAATCCAAGACAACATCAGCCCCAGGTAGTGTAAGACACACACCTGTTCCTTCTGATCCAATGATGGACATGCTTCATGACAGAATCACTCTCGCAAACACAATCAGCGCACTTGAAGATGATTGTCAAGATGGCAGTTACAGAACAACCATTGATTCCAGTGTCTTACCAGTTGGTGCAGAGGAAATGGGATcag aggCAACCATAAGATTTCTCAAGGCAAAGCTGAGGGTTTTGCAGGAAGAGCTGGACAGAGTTGTGGCAGAATGCAATAAAAAG GATGAGAAATCGACAGAAGTGGAAAAAAAAGTGAAGGAATTAACAGACGAACAAGGCAGGTTGCAGAAGACAAACCAGGGCCTTCAG TCTCAAATCGACAAGTACAAGAAGCTATACGATGAGTGTAAGCACAAGAATGAGGGGCTCGAACAACAGCTGGTCGCTTTGAGAAAA GATCTTGATTCGATTCAAAGAGACCAGAAACAAGCGGCTTCGAATAAAAATGTTACGGAAGTGAG GTTAAACAGAGCTTTAGAAGAAGCAGAGAAATATAAAACCGCATTGAAAAAAGCTAAGAGCGAGTCCAAA gacACCGGTGAGCAAGACAGAAAGCGTATTGAACAACTGTTGGCTGAAAACAAACGACTCGAGAAACAAAAAAACGAATTAATGGCAGGCTTCAAGAAACAGATGAAGTTAATTGATGTCCTGAAAAGACAAAAG ATGCACATTGAAGCTGCCAAACTACTTCAGTTTTCCGAGGAAGAGTTTGTCAAAGCTTTGGACTGGGGCAGCTGA
- the LOC138042038 gene encoding testis-expressed protein 9-like isoform X4: MSNASRPTSSAKRPTSASANAGRKFVSNPQKPLSLEKPPSGKTKNIAQGLLSKEEEYMRLNAELEERTANLIKEAEEVMLDQDELLARPATTELEVTEDLDDMLPSMDISQFTNKPASNLANKQRPSTGLEGELIRPHSSSAGKQGTRPGSRTKKTRPKSKTTSAPGSVRHTPVPSDPMMDMLHDRITLANTISALEDDCQDGSYRTTIDSSVLPVGAEEMGSEATIRFLKAKLRVLQEELDRVVAECNKKDEKSTEVEKKVKELTDEQGRLQKTNQGLQSQIDKYKKLYDECKHKNEGLEQQLVALRKDLDSIQRDQKQAASNKNVTEVRLNRALEEAEKYKTALKKAKSESKDTGEQDRKRIEQLLAENKRLEKQKNELMAGFKKQMKLIDVLKRQKMHIEAAKLLQFSEEEFVKALDWGS; the protein is encoded by the exons ATG TCTAACGCTTCGCGTCCTACTTCTTCTGCAAAACGGCCAACTTCTGCCTCTGCAAATGCTGGGCGAAAATTCGTCAGCAATCCGCAAAAACCCTTATCTCTGGAAAAGCCTCCTTCAGGGAAAACTAAGAACATTGCACAGGGACTTCTAAGCAAAGAGGAGGAGTACAT GCGTCTTAATGCAGAGCTAGAGGAAAGAACAGCAAATTTGATCAAAGAGGCAGAGGAAGTGATG CTTGACCAGGATGAGTTGCTTGCAAGACCCGCTACTACAGAATTAGAAGTAACAGAGGACTTAGA TGACATGCTTCCATCCATGGATATCTCACAGTTCACAAATAAACCGGCTTCTAACTTGGCCAATAAACAG AGGCCATCCACTGGTTTGGAAGGCGAGCTGATAAGGCCACATAGCAGCTCAGCTGGTAAACAAGGGACAAGGCCTGGATCAAGAACAAAGAAGACAAG GCCCAAATCCAAGACAACATCAGCCCCAGGTAGTGTAAGACACACACCTGTTCCTTCTGATCCAATGATGGACATGCTTCATGACAGAATCACTCTCGCAAACACAATCAGCGCACTTGAAGATGATTGTCAAGATGGCAGTTACAGAACAACCATTGATTCCAGTGTCTTACCAGTTGGTGCAGAGGAAATGGGATcag aggCAACCATAAGATTTCTCAAGGCAAAGCTGAGGGTTTTGCAGGAAGAGCTGGACAGAGTTGTGGCAGAATGCAATAAAAAG GATGAGAAATCGACAGAAGTGGAAAAAAAAGTGAAGGAATTAACAGACGAACAAGGCAGGTTGCAGAAGACAAACCAGGGCCTTCAG TCTCAAATCGACAAGTACAAGAAGCTATACGATGAGTGTAAGCACAAGAATGAGGGGCTCGAACAACAGCTGGTCGCTTTGAGAAAA GATCTTGATTCGATTCAAAGAGACCAGAAACAAGCGGCTTCGAATAAAAATGTTACGGAAGTGAG GTTAAACAGAGCTTTAGAAGAAGCAGAGAAATATAAAACCGCATTGAAAAAAGCTAAGAGCGAGTCCAAA gacACCGGTGAGCAAGACAGAAAGCGTATTGAACAACTGTTGGCTGAAAACAAACGACTCGAGAAACAAAAAAACGAATTAATGGCAGGCTTCAAGAAACAGATGAAGTTAATTGATGTCCTGAAAAGACAAAAG ATGCACATTGAAGCTGCCAAACTACTTCAGTTTTCCGAGGAAGAGTTTGTCAAAGCTTTGGACTGGGGCAGCTGA